Proteins from a single region of Noviherbaspirillum saxi:
- a CDS encoding LysR family transcriptional regulator: MDSRRLEHLIAVAEEGNFAKAAERCSLTQPALSRSIQTLEQELEVVLFDRHAKGATLTSVGRVVVEQARAVLREMRTLVRDVSLLKRHDHGHLVIGTGSFPATAILPDALATLLREHPNVSSRVQSGDSEQLLAALYREEMDFFISNVRGLPQDDALLIEILHQEEACYFVRPGHPLLNLARPRPADLLQYPLVTTRVPPQLDKEWYDACGLPPGQLPRLALEGDGIPLLNAVATKSDAILITYPSALKDKLVQQLLVPLTVTDAFKIIGQFALVRLAERTPSPAAERFISILKESLELSGMASAL, from the coding sequence ATGGATTCTCGACGACTGGAACACCTGATCGCCGTGGCGGAAGAAGGCAACTTTGCCAAAGCCGCGGAACGCTGCAGTCTGACGCAACCGGCGCTGAGCCGAAGCATCCAGACTCTGGAGCAGGAATTGGAAGTGGTTCTTTTCGATCGCCATGCCAAAGGCGCCACGCTGACCAGCGTGGGACGCGTCGTCGTCGAACAGGCCCGTGCCGTGTTGAGGGAAATGCGCACACTGGTGCGCGATGTCTCGCTCTTGAAACGCCATGATCACGGACACCTTGTGATCGGTACGGGATCTTTCCCCGCTACCGCGATCTTGCCGGATGCGCTCGCCACACTGCTGAGAGAACATCCGAATGTCTCCAGCCGGGTTCAGTCGGGCGACAGTGAGCAGCTGCTGGCGGCGCTCTATCGCGAAGAGATGGATTTTTTCATTTCCAATGTGCGCGGTTTGCCGCAAGACGATGCCTTGCTGATCGAAATCCTCCATCAAGAAGAAGCCTGCTATTTCGTGCGTCCGGGTCATCCGCTACTGAATCTCGCGCGGCCCCGCCCGGCCGACCTTCTCCAGTATCCATTGGTCACCACGCGCGTGCCGCCGCAGCTCGACAAGGAATGGTACGACGCCTGCGGCCTGCCGCCCGGACAATTGCCACGGCTTGCGCTTGAAGGAGACGGCATACCCTTGCTCAACGCGGTGGCGACAAAATCCGATGCCATCCTTATTACCTATCCAAGCGCGCTGAAGGACAAGCTGGTGCAGCAACTGCTCGTGCCCCTGACGGTAACGGATGCGTTCAAGATCATCGGTCAGTTTGCGCTGGTTCGTCTGGCCGAGCGCACACCGTCTCCTGCGGCCGAGCGCTTCATCTCTATCCTAAAAGAAAGCCTCGAGCTTTCCGGTATGGCCAGCGCATTATAA
- a CDS encoding fumarylacetoacetate hydrolase family protein, whose translation MRPHSNDGSMHDYQLRTPQRMMGKNFDASGSFGSEFVTADELPSGAKGLELTGRLNGNVVQRANINDLIFDVATLIATCSEAMALQPGDMIISGTSAGVGLVRNSRL comes from the coding sequence ATGAGGCCGCATTCCAATGACGGATCGATGCACGACTATCAACTCCGTACGCCGCAACGGATGATGGGCAAGAACTTCGATGCGAGCGGTTCATTCGGCTCTGAGTTCGTGACGGCCGATGAATTGCCGTCGGGAGCGAAAGGACTGGAGCTTACCGGCCGTCTCAACGGCAACGTGGTACAGCGGGCCAATATCAACGATCTGATCTTCGATGTCGCGACGCTGATTGCCACATGCTCGGAAGCGATGGCGCTCCAGCCCGGCGACATGATCATCAGCGGCACATCCGCCGGAGTGGGACTGGTACGCAATTCGCGGCTATGA
- a CDS encoding NAD(P)/FAD-dependent oxidoreductase, translating to MENTPSAQAAGWLEQFGAALKKQDLDAITGLFHEDCYWRDLVAFTWNIKTLEGKDAIRAMLSATLARTAPSNWKLEEQATEANGVIEAWLTFETEVARGRGHLRLKGGKAWTLLTTMIELKGHEEKKGTNRIKGAEHGVQKNRLSWLEKRKQEEAELGYSKQPYCVIIGGGQGGIGLGARLKRLGVPTLIIERNERAGDSWRNRYKSLCLHDPVWYDHMPYLPFPDDWPVFAPKDKVGDWLEMYTKVMDLNYWNKTEALNARFDEDKKEWEVTVNRNGEQVVLHPKQLVFALGVSGFPNVPHVEGAEDFKGIQHHSSKHPGGEAFKGKKAVVLGSNNSAHDICADLWENGADVTMIQRSSTHIAPSDSLMELALGGLYSEQAVANGITTDKADLIFASVPYRVMPTFHIPVYEEMKKRDADLYSRLEEAGFMLDFGDDGSGLFMKYLRRGSGYYIDVGASELIANGSIKLKSRVNIKRVKEHSIELTDGTELPADLLVYATGYGSMNGWVAKLVSPEVADKVGKCWGLGSDTTKDPGPWEGELRNMWKPTAQEQMWFHGGNLHQSRHYSRYLSLQLKARMEGMETPVYGQGEVHHLR from the coding sequence ATGGAAAACACCCCATCGGCACAAGCAGCCGGCTGGCTGGAGCAGTTCGGCGCGGCGCTGAAGAAACAAGACCTGGACGCCATCACCGGCTTGTTCCATGAAGACTGCTACTGGCGCGACCTCGTCGCATTCACCTGGAATATCAAGACGCTGGAAGGCAAGGATGCGATCAGGGCGATGCTGAGTGCCACGCTGGCCAGGACCGCGCCTTCCAACTGGAAGCTGGAAGAGCAAGCCACCGAGGCCAATGGCGTGATCGAAGCCTGGCTCACCTTCGAAACCGAAGTTGCACGCGGTCGCGGCCATCTGCGCCTGAAAGGTGGAAAGGCGTGGACGCTGCTGACCACGATGATCGAACTTAAGGGCCATGAAGAAAAGAAAGGGACGAATCGCATCAAGGGCGCGGAACACGGCGTGCAAAAGAACCGCCTGAGCTGGCTGGAAAAACGCAAGCAGGAAGAAGCAGAACTGGGCTACAGCAAGCAACCATACTGCGTGATCATCGGCGGCGGTCAGGGCGGCATCGGCCTGGGCGCCCGCCTCAAGCGATTGGGCGTTCCCACACTGATCATCGAACGCAACGAGCGCGCCGGCGACTCCTGGCGCAACCGCTACAAGTCCTTGTGCCTGCATGACCCGGTCTGGTACGACCATATGCCCTATCTGCCCTTCCCGGATGACTGGCCGGTGTTTGCACCGAAAGACAAGGTGGGCGACTGGCTGGAGATGTACACCAAGGTCATGGACCTGAACTACTGGAACAAGACCGAAGCCTTGAATGCACGTTTCGACGAAGACAAGAAGGAATGGGAAGTCACGGTCAACCGCAACGGCGAGCAGGTGGTGCTGCATCCGAAGCAGCTGGTGTTTGCATTGGGCGTCTCGGGTTTTCCGAACGTGCCGCATGTCGAAGGTGCGGAAGACTTCAAGGGCATACAGCATCACTCGAGCAAGCATCCGGGCGGCGAAGCATTCAAGGGCAAGAAGGCGGTGGTGCTGGGCTCGAACAATTCGGCGCATGACATTTGCGCAGACCTGTGGGAAAACGGCGCCGACGTTACGATGATCCAGCGTTCATCGACCCATATCGCGCCGTCCGATTCACTGATGGAACTGGCGCTGGGCGGCCTCTATTCCGAGCAGGCGGTGGCCAACGGCATCACGACCGACAAGGCCGACCTGATCTTTGCCTCGGTTCCGTATCGCGTCATGCCTACCTTTCATATCCCGGTGTATGAGGAAATGAAGAAGCGCGATGCCGACCTTTATTCGCGGTTGGAAGAAGCCGGCTTCATGCTGGATTTCGGCGATGACGGCTCTGGCCTATTCATGAAATATCTGCGCCGCGGGTCCGGCTATTACATCGATGTGGGTGCATCGGAACTGATTGCCAACGGCAGCATCAAGCTCAAGAGCCGTGTCAACATCAAACGGGTCAAGGAACACTCGATCGAGCTGACCGATGGCACGGAACTGCCGGCCGATCTGCTGGTGTACGCGACCGGCTATGGCTCGATGAATGGCTGGGTCGCCAAACTGGTGTCGCCGGAAGTGGCGGACAAGGTGGGCAAATGCTGGGGCCTGGGATCGGATACCACCAAGGATCCGGGGCCATGGGAAGGCGAACTGCGCAATATGTGGAAGCCGACCGCCCAGGAGCAGATGTGGTTCCATGGCGGTAACCTGCATCAGTCGCGCCATTACTCGCGTTACCTGTCGCTGCAGCTGAAGGCGAGGATGGAAGGAATGGAAACGCCGGTGTATGGACAGGGGGAAGTGCATCACCTGCGTTGA
- a CDS encoding sigma-54-dependent Fis family transcriptional regulator yields MQHRQREHIATVIQVADHGVATPSARHHDEVIRSSWLRCVNEHRLDPGRMQEAVILPSERIREHQDQMEDFLHIARHGLETLYQQVAGMGYVVLLTDARGVTVDFLGDLQLDQSLRRAGLYLGSDWSERHAGTCGVGTCISTGEALTVHQGDHFDAIHIPLTCTSAPVYGAHGELNAVLDISALSSPLPKQSQHLALQLVKMYAHQIENAHFLHRYRHEWILRLSTAPQFLDVNPEYLLAVDAGGRVIGHNRRAELLFRDEAAGPLIGRMFDELFKASLEDLGRFVSAQPVDQRAITTAGNKRLLFLLASPPPARRMQSGAAGIERIAPAIPAPLMALSGGDPQLDRQIERVARLINSPVSLLITGETGTGKEYFAKAIHQSSERRAGPFIAVNCAAIPETLIESELFGYLPGSFSGAATRGKRGLIAEADGGTLFLDEIGDMPRALQARLLRVLAEKEVLPIGAARPVEVNIRVVAATHCDLKQLVREGRFRDDLYYRLNGAHISLPPLRDRHDLKHMMERMLRQHAKQHGQKTTAAIAPETADLLMRHDWPGNLRELYNVIQYAAAVCSHGVIQPDDLPEGFLDKTAAACPQPQLHARGQSGAVPNADAERLIKTLRGCRWNISATAQKLGIARMTLYRRMKRLGIETPNHLDDK; encoded by the coding sequence ATGCAGCATCGCCAGCGCGAACACATTGCTACTGTGATCCAGGTCGCCGATCACGGGGTTGCGACGCCGTCGGCCCGCCATCACGATGAAGTCATCCGCAGTTCCTGGCTGCGCTGCGTCAATGAGCACCGGCTCGATCCGGGCCGCATGCAGGAAGCGGTTATCTTGCCCAGTGAACGCATCCGCGAACATCAGGACCAGATGGAGGATTTTTTGCATATCGCGCGCCATGGTCTTGAAACGTTATACCAGCAAGTGGCCGGCATGGGCTATGTAGTGCTGCTGACGGATGCACGCGGCGTGACGGTGGACTTTCTAGGCGATCTGCAACTGGACCAAAGCCTGCGCCGGGCGGGCCTGTATCTTGGCTCGGACTGGAGCGAGCGCCATGCGGGAACCTGCGGTGTCGGCACTTGCATCAGCACCGGCGAAGCCCTGACTGTCCACCAGGGAGACCATTTCGACGCAATCCATATTCCGCTCACATGCACGTCTGCGCCGGTCTACGGGGCGCATGGGGAGTTGAACGCGGTACTCGACATCTCGGCGCTGAGTTCGCCGCTTCCCAAGCAAAGCCAGCATCTTGCGCTGCAACTGGTGAAGATGTATGCGCATCAGATCGAGAACGCGCACTTCCTGCACCGCTACCGGCACGAATGGATACTGCGCCTGTCGACAGCACCGCAATTTCTCGACGTGAACCCGGAGTATTTGCTGGCAGTGGACGCAGGCGGCCGCGTGATCGGGCATAACCGGCGCGCCGAACTCCTGTTCCGGGACGAGGCGGCCGGTCCATTGATCGGGCGCATGTTCGATGAGCTGTTCAAGGCTTCGCTGGAAGACCTGGGACGTTTCGTGAGCGCGCAGCCTGTCGACCAGCGCGCCATCACTACCGCAGGCAACAAGCGCTTGCTGTTCTTGCTGGCTTCGCCACCGCCGGCGCGGCGGATGCAATCAGGCGCGGCGGGAATCGAGCGCATTGCGCCAGCGATTCCGGCTCCGCTGATGGCTTTATCCGGCGGCGATCCGCAACTGGATCGTCAAATCGAGCGCGTGGCGCGCTTGATCAACTCTCCCGTAAGCCTGCTGATTACCGGCGAAACCGGCACCGGCAAGGAATATTTCGCGAAAGCGATCCATCAAAGCAGCGAACGACGTGCCGGACCATTCATCGCCGTCAATTGCGCGGCGATTCCTGAGACCTTGATCGAAAGCGAACTGTTCGGTTATCTGCCCGGCAGCTTTTCCGGAGCGGCGACCAGGGGCAAGCGCGGCCTGATTGCGGAAGCGGATGGCGGCACCTTGTTTCTGGATGAAATAGGCGACATGCCGCGAGCGCTGCAGGCACGCCTGCTGCGCGTGCTGGCGGAAAAGGAAGTGCTGCCGATCGGCGCCGCGCGTCCGGTCGAAGTCAATATCCGGGTGGTGGCGGCCACGCATTGCGATCTGAAGCAACTGGTGCGCGAAGGACGTTTTCGTGATGACCTGTATTACCGTCTCAACGGCGCCCACATCAGCCTGCCGCCCCTGCGTGATCGGCATGACCTGAAACACATGATGGAGCGCATGTTGCGACAGCATGCGAAGCAGCACGGCCAGAAAACGACTGCGGCGATCGCTCCCGAGACGGCTGACTTGCTGATGCGGCATGACTGGCCCGGCAATCTGCGCGAACTCTACAATGTGATTCAATATGCGGCGGCGGTATGCAGTCATGGCGTAATTCAGCCCGATGACTTGCCCGAAGGATTTTTGGACAAGACAGCGGCAGCGTGCCCGCAGCCACAGTTGCATGCACGCGGACAATCCGGAGCGGTACCAAACGCCGACGCGGAGCGATTGATCAAGACACTGCGCGGTTGTCGCTGGAATATCTCGGCGACCGCACAAAAGCTCGGCATCGCGCGAATGACCCTATACCGCCGGATGAAGCGTTTGGGTATCGAGACGCCGAATCATCTCGACGATAAATAA
- a CDS encoding penicillin acylase family protein, which yields MHRSRASGADRKIARTCGWKPLSLLVLAALSACGGDNGIGTAETSTQPVYKAEIRRTSLGVPHIKADDLKGAGYGFAYAQAEDNLCTMADSFLTYRGERSKYFGADALLVARSTIGQPRNIDSDFFHRHLLSADALSKLIAAQPADIRDMVAGFTAGYNRYLRDLKANAGNAHVACRSEPWVTEITPDDIYRRMYAANFGAGYSNFLANIANATPPVAPAATATTASVRRSKPSATQLAALRIQLPELQIGGKEGIGSNAIGYGTAATGSNSPLLFGNPHWYWRGPDRFYQAQLTVPGQLNVSGATFLGIPVVLIGHNDNVAWSHTVSTARRFGFFQLTLASGDPTTYLRDGKPVKMTAVPITVDVKQASGQVTPVSRTLYRTEFGPMVNLALLNPALGWTATTAYAMRDLNEENYRLFRNWLRWNKAKSLDEFIAIQREETAIPWVNTIAVGRGNSKAWYADIGPVPNVSAAQVASCTTPAGQALAAALPRVPFFDGSRSACDWQNDADSVQKGAIGPSRLPGLLRDDYVANMNDSYWSSNPKAPMNGYPSILGAAGAEAPLSMRTRLGHLIAQGRLDGTDGYSGNKATVDTVKQMVLDSRVLTAELFKTRALPVLCAGPSITVSSDPLTREVFSPARTVDVTQACSVLQAWENKGNVASRGAHVWDEFWTRASLLPSAQLYNVPYNAADSINTPRDLKTDAPAALQQAFGAAVLRVQQSGFAENAPRGDTLFATRSGVKIPLFGGCGTSGYFTIACSENRLDKGGYTMDLNPNGNSYMQIVSFPDSGVEAHTFLTFSLSDDPASPYHADYTREYSAKRWVRMPFSEVEISANPDLKTRAISQ from the coding sequence ATGCATAGATCACGGGCGTCAGGCGCCGACAGAAAAATAGCACGGACGTGCGGTTGGAAGCCACTGTCTTTACTTGTACTGGCTGCCTTGAGCGCCTGCGGCGGCGACAATGGCATCGGCACCGCCGAAACCAGCACCCAACCGGTTTACAAGGCAGAGATCCGCCGTACCAGCCTCGGTGTGCCGCATATCAAGGCCGATGATCTTAAAGGCGCCGGTTATGGCTTCGCTTACGCGCAGGCCGAAGACAATCTGTGCACGATGGCCGATTCTTTCCTGACCTATCGGGGCGAGCGCTCCAAATATTTTGGCGCGGACGCGTTGCTGGTGGCGCGCTCCACCATCGGCCAACCGAGGAACATCGATTCCGACTTTTTCCATCGCCATCTGCTGTCAGCCGACGCGCTGAGCAAACTGATCGCCGCGCAGCCGGCGGACATTCGCGACATGGTGGCTGGGTTCACAGCCGGTTATAACCGTTACCTGCGCGACCTGAAAGCGAACGCAGGAAATGCCCATGTCGCCTGCCGTTCCGAGCCGTGGGTGACCGAGATCACGCCGGATGACATCTACCGCCGCATGTACGCCGCAAACTTTGGCGCCGGCTACAGCAACTTCCTGGCGAATATCGCGAATGCGACACCGCCCGTGGCTCCTGCAGCGACCGCAACCACGGCCTCCGTACGGCGCTCGAAACCGTCAGCGACGCAACTGGCGGCGCTTCGCATCCAACTGCCGGAGTTGCAGATTGGCGGCAAGGAAGGCATCGGCAGCAACGCGATTGGTTATGGTACGGCCGCTACCGGCAGCAACAGCCCTCTATTGTTCGGCAATCCGCATTGGTACTGGCGCGGACCGGATCGGTTTTATCAAGCGCAGCTGACAGTACCGGGCCAACTGAATGTTAGCGGAGCGACTTTTCTGGGTATTCCGGTGGTGCTGATCGGCCATAACGACAATGTCGCATGGAGCCATACGGTATCGACTGCGCGCCGTTTCGGTTTCTTCCAATTGACCTTGGCCAGCGGGGATCCCACGACTTACCTGCGTGACGGCAAGCCTGTGAAGATGACGGCGGTGCCGATCACCGTGGATGTGAAGCAGGCGTCGGGGCAGGTGACGCCAGTGTCGCGCACGCTTTACCGTACCGAGTTCGGGCCCATGGTGAATCTGGCATTGCTGAATCCAGCGCTGGGCTGGACCGCCACCACCGCCTACGCGATGCGCGACCTCAACGAAGAAAACTACCGCCTGTTCCGCAATTGGCTGCGCTGGAACAAGGCCAAGTCGCTGGATGAATTCATTGCCATCCAGCGCGAGGAAACGGCGATCCCCTGGGTTAACACCATCGCCGTAGGACGCGGCAATAGCAAAGCCTGGTATGCGGATATCGGCCCGGTGCCGAACGTCTCGGCAGCACAGGTGGCCAGCTGCACCACCCCGGCCGGCCAGGCGCTGGCGGCGGCGCTGCCACGCGTGCCATTCTTCGACGGCTCCAGAAGCGCATGCGATTGGCAGAACGACGCGGATTCAGTGCAGAAGGGCGCGATCGGGCCGTCGCGGCTGCCGGGCCTGTTACGCGATGACTATGTCGCCAACATGAACGACAGCTACTGGTCGAGCAATCCCAAGGCACCGATGAATGGCTATCCTTCCATCCTTGGCGCGGCGGGAGCGGAAGCCCCGTTGTCGATGCGTACACGCCTCGGGCATCTAATCGCACAAGGCCGTCTGGACGGCACCGATGGGTATTCCGGCAACAAGGCGACGGTCGATACGGTAAAGCAGATGGTGCTCGACAGCCGCGTGCTGACCGCCGAACTGTTCAAGACCAGGGCCTTGCCGGTGTTGTGTGCCGGGCCGAGCATTACCGTCAGCAGCGATCCGCTGACCAGGGAAGTGTTTTCGCCGGCGCGTACGGTCGATGTAACGCAAGCGTGCAGCGTGCTGCAGGCCTGGGAAAACAAAGGCAATGTGGCGTCGCGCGGTGCGCACGTATGGGATGAATTCTGGACGCGCGCTTCCTTGCTGCCATCGGCACAGCTGTATAACGTGCCGTACAACGCTGCGGATTCCATCAACACGCCGCGCGACCTGAAGACCGATGCACCGGCCGCCTTGCAGCAAGCCTTTGGAGCTGCGGTACTGCGGGTGCAGCAAAGCGGCTTTGCGGAGAATGCGCCGCGTGGCGACACTCTGTTCGCCACGCGCAGCGGCGTAAAGATTCCGCTCTTCGGCGGTTGCGGCACGTCGGGTTATTTCACGATCGCGTGTTCGGAAAATCGCCTGGACAAGGGGGGCTATACGATGGATCTCAATCCGAATGGCAACAGCTATATGCAGATCGTCAGCTTCCCCGACAGTGGTGTGGAGGCGCATACCTTCCTGACGTTCTCGCTGTCTGATGATCCGGCGTCACCGTACCATGCCGATTACACGCGGGAATACAGCGCCAAGCGCTGGGTGCGCATGCCGTTCAGCGAAGTGGAAATCAGCGCGAACCCGGACTTGAAGACCCGGGCGATCAGTCAATAG